One region of Seriola aureovittata isolate HTS-2021-v1 ecotype China chromosome 15, ASM2101889v1, whole genome shotgun sequence genomic DNA includes:
- the atg101 gene encoding autophagy-related protein 101, which produces MNCRSEVLEVTVEARQVEEAMLALLHTILLHRSTGKFHYKKEGTYSIGTVGTLDIDCDFIDFTFVRVSSEELDRVIRKAVAEFKDALGNSGSDGMGQISLEFYQKKKSRWPFSDECIPWEVWSIKVNVVNLANEQERQICREKVGEKLGEKVINVVEVINRHEYLPKMPTQSEVDNVFDTSLKDVQPYLYKITYQITDSLGTSVSTTMRRLIKDTLAL; this is translated from the exons ATGAACTGTCGCTCGGAAGTTCTTGAGGTAACAGTGGAGGCGAGGCAGGTGGAAGAAGCTATGCTGGCTTTGCTGCACACCATTTTACTGCACCGCAGCACTGGGAAGTTTCATTATAAAAAGGAGGGCACATACTCCATCGGTACAGTGGGCACACTGGACATCGACTGCGACTTCATCGATTTCACCTTCGTCAGGGTGTCCTCAGAGGAGCTGGACAGGGTGATCAGGAAAGCTGTAGCTGAATTCAAG GATGCCTTGGGCAACTCTGGCAGCGATGGCATGGGGCAAATCTCCCTGGAGTTCTACCAGAAGAAGAAGTCTCGCTGGCCTTTTTCTGACGAGTGTATTCCCTGGGAGGTGTGGAGCATCAAGGTCAATGTTGTCAATCTTGCCAACGAGCAGGAGAGGCAGATCTGCAGGGAGAAAGTGGGCGAGAAGCTGGGTGAGAAGGTGATCAATGTTGTTGAGGTCATAAATCGCCACGAATACTTGCCAAAGATGCCCACCCAGTCTGAAGTGGACAATGTTTTTGACACCAGTCTCAAAGATGTCCAGCCATACCTTTACAAAATCACATACCAGATCACTGACTCTCTGGGCACCTCTGTAAGCACCACTATGAGAAGGCTGATCAAAGACACCCTGGCCCTGTGA
- the umodl1 gene encoding uromodulin-like 1: MSWMLSIWVAAALLALCRGQNTVYEGNGPSLSGYHLCIHNETRMVSFLAMHKVPYTATKPCGGWLLWKTCTVTLYRMIYQTEYKTAMEQVTKCCDGYVQVGRYCALSVNRSGEFIAKPGSCPTADGLYPGSEDCEWDMDCPGWQKCCQRLGRCFCSHPANSTNYSEKGGSRLNATVTVKTDYQQLKSKDKGLLNHTRLLQAMVTGALQSDEVSVYYLSSWPVHPYRTATSLLIDCNVTLSLYNVTSKLHLLLKNIEEVSSVTVEDVDECEESALYQCSPHADCDNTVGSYQCTCRQGYIDVDPSNPGAHCTADVRLRTTAETPVTYLPPMNTTYTPTSNTTQDPADISTTGVFNSSEISMTTALSNTSSVPYNSSHAPLWTTSAPSTSMSSTVELLPTTTCSPPSITTLTSSNITGTSFCVYWSSQFQSNQTYQVAISKGSEDIQFWETSQTMMEVRGLQPGVLYNVTVTPCACGNQGVPLRISVRTDAQTLDVTARLTNIPFTADLQNTSSQAYQNLSASIIEEIYQSLSPEMKAMVDSGQVRIEIRGFSLGSVVVNFTLIFTPSQSQDVSDVSTALLNSLMNSSKYSVDRNNTSIHDSDECLSGENDCSHWATCTNTWSSYGCVCLEGFTDNNPGRPGRACQAISTSETMAPSATPTISSTVTTTPFSVMSPPNNDPALTTVTTTPGIITFTISINETVSTTHPTTMTTAPTTTTTAPTTTTTAPTTTTTPATTITTAPTTIITAPTTTTTALTTTTSASTTTTTAPTTTSSAPTTTTTAPTTTSSAPTTTTTASTTTTSAPTTTTTAPTTTTTAPTTTTTAPTTTTTAPTTTTSAPTTTTTDPTINTTAPTATTTAMTYMTSTPTTVTNPTTTVTNLTTTFTTATSAMRTSTSVSMLKGISVQCRVAAITVTVAKDFLLNNTIRESALYLGLQECGVNGGNDTHVQLTVGWDDCDTRLVHNETYYTASVTLFNTMDPSISPSGTVEVPKKQLEVPIMCTYMKSMLISADFGSMGYNMIKDVITGLGSFQVTVQLMNGTVPLPHNYSMSPDDVVVVEVSLNTSSEQIKVIINKCWATPTPTPADTYSYTFLENSCPLNMYTKVLMNGNSSTSRVSVQIFSFVNLNVIYLHCQVHICVQIGSDTCVPDCFQRTARSSNTIGTAFGSSGPLLRSALTFLEEEYNTLHIVGFSCLGVGLTLIFIIGFVCLFYCQRNRIGHYNFSVKPKEENFTYLVFNT; encoded by the exons ATGAGTTGGATGCTCTCCATCTGGGTGGCTGCGGCTCTGCTGGCTCTCTGTAGGGGACAAAACACTGTGTACGAAG GAAATGGTCCGTCTTTATCCGGCTACCATCTATGTATTCACAATGAGACGAGGATGGTGAGTTTCCTGGCGATGCATAAGGTCCCCTACACTGCGACAAAGCCTTGTGGCGGCTGGCTTCTCTGGAAGACATGTACAGTCACACTTTACCGGATGATCTATCAGACTGAGTACAAGACGGCGATGGAGCAAGTTACCAAGTGCTGCGATGGCTACGTACAAGTCGGTCGTTACTGTGCCCTGT CTGTAAACAGGAGTGGGGAGTTCATTGCCAAACCAGGCTCCTGTCCAACTGCAGATGGACTGTATCCCGGATCTGAAGACTGTGAGTGGGACATGGACTGCCCAGGCTGGCAAAAATGCTGCCAGAGATTGGGTCGCTGTTTCTGCAGTCATCCTGCAA ACTCAACTAATTACTCTGAGAAAGGAGGATCCCGTTTGAACgcaacagtgacagtgaagacAGATTACCAGCAGCTGAAGTCGAAGGATAAAGGACTTCTGAATCACACACGATTACTACAAGCAATG GTGACAGGAGCTTTGCAGTCTGATGAAGTTTCAGTGTATTACCTCAGCTCGTGGCCTGTGCATCCATACAGAACTGCTACCTCACTGCTGATCGACTGCAACGTTACTCTGTCACTGTACAATGTCACATCAAAGCTGCATCTTCTTCTCAAAAACATAGAGGAGGTGTCATCTGTAACTGTGGAAG ATGTAGATGAGTGTGAGGAGTCTGCTCTCTATCAGTGCTCCCCTCATGCAGACTGTGACAACACGGTGGGCTCCTATCAGTGTACCTGCCGCCAAGGATATATTGATGTTGATCCTAGCAACCCTGGAGCCCATTGTACag CTGACGTCAGGTTGCGGACCACAGCAGAGACCCCCGTGACCTACCTGCCACCCATGAACACAACTTACACCCCAACTTCCAACACCACACAGGACCCTGCAGACATCAGCACCACGGGTGTCTTCAACTCCTCTGAGATCAGCATGACCACAGCTCTGAGCAACACCAGCTCTGTCCCTTATAATTCATCACATGCTCCGCTGTGGACAACGTCTGCTCCATCTACCAGCATGAGCTCAACTGTGGAGTTACTGCCGACAACCACATGCT CTCCTCCCAGCATCACCACCTTAACGTCATCTAACATCACCGGAACCTCCTTCTGTGTGTACTGGTCCAGCCAGTTTCAGTCAAACCAGACCTATCAGGTTGCTATAAGCAAGGGGTCAGAGGACATTCAGTTTTGGGAAACCAGTCAGACCATGATGGAGGTGAGGGGACTGCAGCCTGGGGTGCTGTACAATGTCACTGTCACGCCTTGTGCCTGCGGAAACCAAGGAGTCCCCCTGCGTATATCAGTCAGGACCG ATGCTCAGACTCTTGACGTCACAGCTCGACTTACCAACATCCCTTTCACTGCTGACCTGCAGAACACCAGCAGTCAGGCCTACCAAAACCTCAGTGCGAGTATTATAGAGGAG ATCTACCAGTCTCTGTCTCCAGAGATGAAGGCCATGGTGGATTCAGGCCAGGTGAGAATCGAGATCAGAGGCTTTTCACTGGGCAGTGTGGTGGTCAACTTCACCCTCATCTTCACCCCCAGTCAAAGCCAAGATGTTAGTGATGTGTCCACGGCTCTGCTGAACTCCCTGATGAACAGCTCCAAATACAGTGTGGATAGAAACAACACAAGCATACATG atTCTGATGAATGTTTGTCAGGGGAAAATGACTGTTCCCATTGGGCCACATGTACAAACACTTGGAGCTCTTACGGGTGTGTTTGCCTGGAGGGATTTACTGACAACAACCCAGGCAGACCTGGACGAGCCTGTCAAG CAATTTCTACCTCGGAGACAATGGCACCATCAGCGACACCCACAATATCTTCTACAGTTACCACTACCCCTTTCTCTGTCATGTCACCCCCAAACAATGATCCAGCGTTAACCACTGTAACCACTACTCCTGGGATAATCACATTCACTATATCAATAAATGAAACGGTCTCGACTACCCATCCAACAACAATGACTACTGCCCCAACAACCACTACTACTGCCCCAACAACCACTACTACTGCCCCAACAACCACTACTACTCCCGCAACAACCATTACTACTGCCCCAACAACCATTATTACTGCCCCAACAACCACCACTACTGCCCTAACAACCACCACTTCTGCCTCAACAACCACCACTACTGCCCCAACAACCACCTCTTCTGCCCCAACAACCACCACTACTGCCCCAACAACCACCTCTTCTGCCCCAACAACCACCACTACTGCCTCAACAACCACCACTTCTGCCCCAACAACCACCACTACTGCCCCAACAACCACCACTACTGCCCCAACAACCACCACTACTGCCCCAACAACCACCACTACTGCCCCAACAACCACCACTTCTGCcccaacaaccaccacaactGACCCCACAATCAACACTACTGCCCCTACAGCAACCACTACTGCAATGACATACATGACTTCTACCCCTACAACCGTTACCAACCCGACAACCACCGTTACCAACCTGACAACCACCTTTACCACTGCTACATCTGCCATGAGAACTTCCACCAGTGTCTCTATGTTAAAGGGCATCTCAGTCCAGTGCAGGGTTGCTGCCATCACTGTGACGGTTGCCAAGGATTTTCTTCTGAACAACACAATCAGGGAAAGCGCCCTGTACTTGGGCTTGCAGGAATGTGGCGTCAATGGAGGCAATGACACCCATGTCCAGCTGACCGTGGGCTGGGACGATTGTGATACCAGGCTTGTAcat AATGAAACCTACTACACGGCATCTGTAACCCTGTTCAACACCATGGATCCATCCATCTCACCCAGTGGAACAGTGGAGGTGCCCAAAAAACAGCTGGAGGTTCCCATCATGTGTACCTACATGAAGAGCATGCTTATCTCCGCTGACTTTGGCTCCATGGG GTATAACATGATCAAAGATGTTATCACGGGCTTGGGGTCATTCCAGGTGACGGTGCAGCTGATGAACGGTACAGTGCCTCTACCCCACAACTACAGCATGTCCCCTGACgacgtggtggtggtggaggtcaGCCTGAACACCTCCTCAGAGCAGATTAAAGTCATCATCAACAAGTGCTGGGCTACACCAACCCCAACTCCTGCAGACACCTACAGCTACACCTTCCTGGAGAACAG CTGTCCGCTGAACATGTACACCAAAGTGTTGATGAACGGAAACTCCAGCACGTCCCGCGTGTCTGTGCAGATATTCTCCTTCGTCAACCTGAATGTGATCTACCTGCACTGCCAGGTCCACATCTGTGTGCAGATTGGATCAGATACCTGTGTGCCT GACTGTTTTCAAAGAACAGCTCGATCTTCAAACACGATTGGTACAGCCTTTGGTTCCTCTGGACCTCTGCTCAGATCAGCTCTAA CATTCTTGGAGGAGGAATACAACACCCTTCATATAGTTGGCTTCTCCTGTCTTGGAGTCGGTCTGACGCTCATCTTCATTATCGGTTTTGTGTGCCTTTTCTACTGCCAAAGGAATCGCATTGGACACTACAACTTCAGCGTCAAACCCAAGGAGGAGAACTTCACCTACCTTGTCTTCAACACCTAG
- the zbtb21 gene encoding zinc finger and BTB domain-containing protein 21 yields the protein MESLVHYSNPSHALSVLGVLNEQRLRGQMCDVVLVVADQRYQAHKNVLAASSEYFQSLFTRMDAESLKVVNLDFCEADAFEIVLNYIYSSSLFVDKGSLAAIQELGYSLGIPFLTNIVSARPHASYCVSRKRLSFSEGDENDVQTRSVIVCRVRNDTTHPSRSNYQRKTSETSSSPHSTQESAQPPSEHNSHESVRNSESTSRKSSELSEAAERKSTYPYTSILKGNSSHITSVRPQLTSSVSFSDAEMQHGRMQSGTDQDTKEENEEQEQHYHTKVPFQGQAREPSQTIDRSGPLIKSLLRRSLSMDSPVPVFSPTLELKELQNREQSVVKMASKASGPETSAQNGNSKKTSPLVLRPKYPSRYDEETQVEGEVSVKAEPSSPLADPMDIIRITVGDALPVNLKDLQTNYEQGSRLDFNPLGKRRERPDNRRYPFKKSKLFKEHTLSLDENMSETVPQSASSDSNENSGDLSQNKIFKCWNCLKVFRSSAGLHRHVNMYHNPEKPYACDICHKRFHTNFKVWTHCQTQHGVVQNPASSSSSSVLDEKFQKKLIDIVREREIKKALLWKLKRNKQGLQSPVLTKKRSRPSFICPYCGKVFVFQSQYRQHIRTHPAEKADQDTASESILFQEQDDEIGQQKNTDTGVYSCRLCNTKLSSLFEQGDHERGCRHATVCPYCGLRFSSPTVKRDHEAHCKYKKLTCLECMRTFKSSFSIWRHQVEVHNHNMMTVKEQIHLKQQENNEEASEMLREEHYSDEPLATVSSRENISYSDSSGPPMYDSEDSSSYVPEDLSMGHHGKLVVKEEPLEEAVSERENTETAKTGSEEPGVWPCEKCGNLFSSRKDLERHQELLCHIKPFICHICNKAFRTNFRLWSHFQSHMSANEPGAKEIDRQPSPLSPSPPMTPQNSERRSPQATVFKSTQTAPVPGAMAEESSSPEPCSSSVSKMKKPEVEQQPSSHSPLSRSNSMENPGGPQESDTLFYHAPSLSALTFKRQYMCKLCHRTFKTAFSLWSHEQSHSHV from the coding sequence ATGGAGAGCCTAGTGCATTACAGTAACCCCTCCCATGCTCTCTCAGTGTTGGGGGTTCTCAATGAGCAGCGCCTGCGGGGCCAGATGTGTGATGTAGTCCTGGTTGTGGCGGACCAAAGGTACCAGGCCCATAAAAATGTTCTGGCTGCCAGCAGTGAGTATTTCCAGTCCCTGTTCACGCGGATGGACGCAGAGTCCCTCAAAGTTGTAAACCTGGACTTCTGTGAGGCTGATGCCTTCGAGATAGTTCTGAACTACATTTACTCCTCCTCACTCTTTGTGGACAAAGGCAGCCTGGCAGCCATTCAAGAGTTGGGCTACAGCCTTGGAATCCCTTTCCTCACCAACATTGTGTCAGCACGGCCACATGCATCCTACTGTGTGTCTAGAAAAAGGCTTTCGTTCTCAGAGGGGGATGAGAATGATGTCCAGACAAGGAGTGTCATTGTGTGTCGGGTCCGGAACGACACAACCCATCCCTCTCGCTCAaattatcagagaaaaacatcagagacaTCATCATCGCCCCACTCTACTCAAGAGTCAGCTCAGCCACCATCAGAACACAACTCACATGAATCAGTCAGGAACTCGGAGTCCACCAGCAGGAAATCATCTGAACtgagtgaagctgctgaaagGAAGTCCACCTATCCATACACCTCCATATTAAAAGGGAAttcatcacacatcacatctgTCAGGCCTCAGCtgacatcatcagtgtctttCAGTGATGCTGAAATGCAGCACGGCAGGATGCAGTCAGGCACCGACCAGGACACTaaagaggagaatgaggagcaggagcagcactATCACACCAAAGTGCCCTTTCAGGGTCAGGCCAGGGAGCCAAGCCAGACAATTGACAGGAGCGGGCCGCTGATAAAAAGCCTGCTCCGAAGATCATTATCCATGGACAGCCCCGTCCCCGTCTTCTCGCCCACACTGGAGCTCAAGGAGCTGCAAAATCGAGAACAGTCAGTGGTTAAAATGGCATCAAAAGCATCTGGGCCAGAAACATCTGCTCAAAATGGCaattcaaaaaaaacatctcctcTGGTTCTCAGGCCAAAGTACCCCAGCAGGTATGATGAAGAAACTCAGGTAGAAGGGGAGGTCAGTGTGAAAGCTGAGCCGAGCAGTCCACTCGCTGACCCGATGGACATTATTCGAATCACGGTGGGAGATGCTTTGCCAGTCAATCTTAAAGACTTGCAAACAAATTATGAACAAGGTTCCAGGCTAGACTTCAATCCTCTggggaaaaggagggaaaggcCAGACAACAGACGGTACCCGTTCAAGAAGAGCAAATTATTTAAAGAACATACCCTCTCACTTGATGAGAACATGTCAGAAACAGTACCTCAGAGTGCCAGCAGTGACTCTAATGAGAACAGTGGGGACCTTTCTCAGAACAAGATTTTCAAATGCTGGAACTGTTTAAAAGTTTTCAGGTCCAGTGCTGGACTACATCGTCATGTAAATATGTATCACAACCCAGAAAAGCCGTATGCTTGCGACATCTGCCACAAGCGCTTCCATACCAACTTCAAAGTGTGGACACACTGCCAAACTCAGCATGGTGTAGTACAAAACCCAGCctcatcctccagctcctctgtgcTGGATGAGAAATTTCAAAAGAAGTTAATAGATATTGTGcgtgagagagaaataaagaaagctTTGCTTTGGAAGTTAAAGAGGAATAAGCAGGGATTGCAATCTCCTGTACTTACCAAAAAGAGATCAAGGCCCAGCTTCATATGTCCTTACTGTGGGAAAGTATTTGTGTTCCAGTCTCAGTACAGACAGCATATAAGGACGCATCCTGCAGAAAAAGCTGACCAGGACACAGCAAGTGAGAGCATCCTCTTCCAGGAACAGGATGATGAGATCGGTCAACAGAAGAACACAGACACTGGTGTTTACTCCTGCAGACTCTGTAATACGAAGCTGTCATCACTCTTTGAACAGGGCGATCATGAGAGAGGCTGTCGCCATGCAACTGTATGCCCTTACTGTGGCCTCAGATTCTCAAGTCCAACTGTCAAGAGGGACCATGAAGCACATTGTAAGTACAAGAAATTGACATGCTTGGAATGCATGCGGACCTTCAAATCCTCCTTCAGCATATGGCGCCATCAGGTGGAGGTCCACAACCACAACATGATGACAGTTAAAGAGCAGATTCACCTGAAGCAACAAGAGAACAATGAGGAGGCGTCTGAAATGCTCCGAGAGGAGCATTATAGTGATGAGCCTCTAGCAACTGTTAGCTCAAGAGAGAACATCAGTTACAGTGACTCCTCGGGTCCACCCATGTATGATTCAGAAGACTCCTCGTCTTATGTGCCTGAGGACCTGAGCATGGGTCACCATGGCAAGCTGGTAGTGAAGGAAGAGCCTTTAGAGGAGGCTGTGAGtgagagggaaaacacagagactgCCAAAACTGGGTCTGAGGAACCTGGTGTGTGGCCATGCGAGAAATGCGGAAATCTTTTCAGCTCTCGCAAAGACCTGGAACGACACCAGGAGCTGCTATGCCACATCAAACCGTTCATCTGTCACATCTGCAACAAAGCCTTCAGGACCAACTTCCGCCTTTGGAGCCACTTCCAGTCCCACATGTCAGCTAACGAACCCGGAGCCAAAGAGATCGACAGACAGCCCtcacctctgtctccctcccctccaATGACTCCCCAAAACTCCGAGCGTCGCTCCCCACAGGCCACCGTGTTCAAATCCACCCAGACGGCACCAGTCCCAGGAGCAATGGCCGAGGAGTCCAGCAGCCCGGAGCCCTGCAGCTCATCAGTAAGCAAGATGAAGAAGCCCGAAGTGGAACAGCAACCCAGCAGCCACAGCCCTCTGTCAAGGTCAAACAGCATGGAGAATCCAGGTGGCCCTCAGGAATCAGACACACTCTTTTACCACGCACCGTCTCTCTCTGCCCTGACGTTTAAGAGGCAGTACATGTGTAAACTCTGCCACAGGACCTTCAAAACGGCCTTTAGTCTCTGGAGCCACGAGCAGAGTCACAGCCACGTGTAA